In one window of Halomarina pelagica DNA:
- a CDS encoding FAD-binding oxidoreductase has translation MAYDCSFLADLDVDASFEADDRESHAADWGTQETGAAVRPDAVVWPESTEEVAAVLSAANDRGVPVTPYAAGTSLEGNAVPVHEGVSMDVTRMDAILDVRPDDFQVDVQPGVIGERIDEALAEHGLFFPPMPASADISTIGGMIVNDASGMKTVKYGEVGDWVLELEAVLADGSVITTGSKAVKTSAGYNLTDLLVGSEGTLAVVTRATLELERLPEQVRAGRAVFGDLDDATTAIFETIRSGVDVATIELIDDVSAGMANDYLGTDLPDAPMVFLEFHANHGIEAEIDRCREAFEANGVVRFEIAEDEAEMASLWRARRELALALRSYDEVLKPLTPGDVTVPISTYPDVVRYAKELSAEHDLIIPTFGHAGDGNVHYAVFADRSDPEMVALARDVHGKIVRRAIEFGGTCTGEHGVGLGKREYLELEHGPEAVEAMRRIKRALDPRDTLNPGKMFPETAEGKRVVADPDPDPDD, from the coding sequence ATGGCCTACGACTGTTCCTTCCTCGCCGACCTCGACGTGGACGCGTCCTTCGAGGCTGACGACCGGGAGAGCCACGCCGCGGACTGGGGCACGCAGGAGACGGGCGCGGCGGTCCGACCCGACGCCGTCGTCTGGCCCGAGTCGACCGAGGAGGTGGCCGCCGTCCTCTCGGCGGCGAACGACCGCGGCGTTCCCGTCACGCCCTACGCGGCGGGGACGAGCCTGGAGGGCAACGCCGTCCCCGTCCACGAGGGGGTCAGCATGGACGTGACGCGGATGGACGCGATCCTCGACGTGCGGCCGGACGACTTCCAGGTGGACGTCCAGCCGGGGGTCATCGGCGAGCGGATCGACGAGGCGCTGGCCGAGCACGGGCTGTTCTTCCCGCCGATGCCCGCCTCGGCCGACATCTCCACCATCGGCGGGATGATCGTCAACGACGCGAGCGGGATGAAGACCGTGAAGTACGGCGAGGTGGGCGACTGGGTGCTCGAACTGGAGGCCGTCCTCGCCGACGGTTCGGTGATCACGACGGGGAGCAAGGCCGTCAAGACCTCCGCGGGCTACAACCTGACGGACCTGCTCGTCGGCAGCGAGGGCACCCTCGCGGTCGTCACGCGCGCGACGCTCGAACTCGAGCGCCTCCCCGAACAGGTCCGCGCCGGGCGGGCCGTCTTCGGGGACCTCGACGACGCGACGACCGCTATCTTCGAGACCATCCGCTCGGGCGTTGACGTGGCGACGATCGAACTCATCGACGACGTGAGCGCCGGGATGGCGAACGATTACCTCGGGACGGACCTCCCCGACGCGCCGATGGTCTTCCTCGAGTTCCACGCGAACCACGGGATCGAGGCGGAGATCGACCGCTGTCGCGAGGCGTTCGAGGCGAACGGCGTCGTCCGCTTCGAGATCGCCGAGGACGAGGCCGAGATGGCGAGCCTCTGGCGCGCCCGCCGGGAACTCGCGCTCGCGCTCCGGAGCTACGACGAGGTCCTGAAACCGCTCACGCCGGGGGACGTCACCGTTCCGATCAGCACGTATCCGGACGTGGTGCGCTACGCGAAGGAGCTGAGCGCCGAGCACGATCTCATCATCCCCACGTTCGGCCACGCGGGCGACGGTAACGTCCACTACGCGGTGTTCGCGGATCGGTCGGATCCGGAGATGGTCGCCCTCGCCCGCGACGTCCACGGGAAGATCGTCCGCCGGGCGATCGAGTTCGGCGGCACCTGCACCGGCGAACACGGCGTCGGCCTCGGCAAGCGCGAGTACCTCGAACTCGAACACGGGCCGGAGGCGGTGGAGGCGATGCGCCGGATCAAGCGCGCGCTCGACCCGAGGGACACGCTCAACCCGGGGAAGATGTTTCCCGAGACCGCCGAGGGAAAGCGCGTGGTCGCCGACCCCGACCCCGATCCCGACGACTGA
- a CDS encoding methyltransferase, whose translation MRYAPYELALKSRVSGARSIYRFHTADGVCSKRSFRNAELLLVESLWETDLGHFLSLEANYGVVGVVLADRADAVHMASSSARATRLCERNAIENDADATTTLVADITTLDWSFDTVAYAPKPYTPLSVGQQRIADALSVLRPGGSLYIAASKRTGLTRYEQCLRELAATVEQRSEYDGCVLLEATRPPSFEPPTYATPRELGVEINGVTLSLITVPGLFSPSQLDSGTRLLLETTTIEDGEKVLDICCGYGVVGTYAGRVADCDVWLSDDDRVATSCAECSLRASGVDGTVVTADCAEGVADQTFDRVFCNPPTHAGADVLSELFSGIHDVLAPDGELAVVHRRELDLRAHLSQFDTIERLRTANGYVVLRVFA comes from the coding sequence ATGAGGTACGCACCCTACGAACTGGCCCTCAAATCGCGCGTCTCGGGCGCACGGTCAATCTATCGATTCCACACCGCGGACGGAGTCTGTTCGAAACGCTCCTTCCGGAACGCTGAACTCCTCCTGGTCGAATCTCTCTGGGAAACCGATCTCGGGCATTTCCTCAGTCTAGAAGCGAACTACGGCGTCGTCGGCGTCGTTCTCGCTGATCGCGCTGACGCCGTTCACATGGCGTCGTCGAGCGCTCGCGCCACGCGACTCTGTGAGCGTAACGCTATCGAGAACGACGCGGACGCAACAACCACGCTCGTCGCAGATATCACGACTCTCGACTGGTCGTTCGACACCGTCGCATACGCTCCGAAACCCTACACTCCGCTGTCCGTCGGACAGCAACGCATCGCGGATGCCCTTTCTGTCCTACGACCTGGCGGCAGTCTCTACATAGCGGCATCGAAGCGAACCGGCCTCACGCGGTACGAACAGTGTTTGCGCGAGCTCGCTGCAACCGTCGAACAGCGCTCTGAGTACGACGGGTGCGTTCTCCTCGAGGCGACTCGGCCACCGTCATTTGAGCCACCAACCTACGCCACGCCGCGAGAACTCGGCGTAGAGATAAACGGTGTCACGCTCTCGCTCATCACCGTCCCAGGGTTGTTTTCCCCATCTCAATTGGACAGCGGTACACGGTTATTGTTGGAAACGACGACCATCGAAGACGGCGAGAAGGTACTGGATATCTGCTGTGGATACGGTGTTGTCGGGACATACGCTGGCCGCGTCGCGGACTGTGACGTGTGGCTCAGCGACGATGACCGGGTAGCGACCTCGTGTGCGGAGTGCAGCCTCCGTGCATCCGGGGTAGATGGGACCGTTGTGACTGCTGATTGCGCCGAGGGCGTCGCCGATCAGACGTTCGATCGGGTGTTCTGTAATCCACCAACCCACGCGGGTGCTGATGTACTCTCCGAGCTATTCTCCGGGATACACGACGTTCTCGCTCCCGACGGCGAACTTGCGGTCGTCCATCGTCGTGAACTCGATCTACGTGCCCATCTCTCCCAGTTCGATACGATAGAGCGACTCCGAACGGCGAACGGGTACGTCGTTCTACGCGTATTCGCCTGA
- a CDS encoding sulfatase-like hydrolase/transferase, translated as MDTHAVTLLVTVDSLRADALAAMPTVSALAREGAHFTRAYAHGNWTPFSFPSVLGSDPVFAEGDRLGPSSRPTLAERLRAGGVQTVGLNAANGFLSEHWGYDRGFDAFETWLDGSGIDRLLAAHPTVGGWLQLVAAPGRRAVGIARGEGDHPAVDTSHLRALERRAVECVRAADRPLFLWVHYMDTHTPYVPAPRHVRAVGGATGTASMLRAHIRAGLGREVGDRALADLRTCYEGAAHQVDASVGRLLDALSAAGLREETCVIVAGDHGEEFMDHGHLAHYPKLYSELINVPLVVDAPDAPPRTVTAPVGLRSIPPTVCEAMGVPAPDLDAESLLPTVRDGERPAREPVLSVAVRGERVTQQPIPRRPADGELLVSARTDRFTYIYHTDSGRRELYDRSADSGERRDLAGASDHAPTVRRLHRAVERHAERLDSAADGKESADETPASIERRLEALGYR; from the coding sequence GTGGATACGCACGCCGTCACCCTCCTGGTCACCGTCGACTCCCTCCGGGCTGACGCGCTCGCGGCCATGCCCACCGTGAGCGCGCTCGCCCGGGAGGGAGCGCACTTTACGCGCGCCTACGCGCACGGCAACTGGACGCCCTTCTCCTTCCCGAGCGTCCTCGGCTCGGACCCCGTGTTCGCGGAGGGAGATCGCCTCGGTCCCTCCTCGCGGCCGACGCTCGCCGAGCGCCTCCGCGCGGGTGGCGTCCAGACGGTCGGACTCAACGCCGCGAACGGCTTCCTGAGCGAGCACTGGGGGTACGACCGCGGGTTCGACGCGTTCGAGACGTGGCTCGACGGGTCCGGGATCGACCGCCTGCTCGCCGCCCACCCGACCGTCGGCGGGTGGCTCCAGCTCGTCGCCGCGCCCGGTCGCCGCGCCGTCGGGATCGCCCGCGGCGAGGGCGACCACCCCGCGGTCGACACGTCGCACCTCCGCGCCCTGGAGCGCCGGGCCGTCGAGTGCGTCCGGGCGGCGGACCGCCCGCTCTTCCTCTGGGTACACTACATGGACACGCACACGCCGTACGTCCCCGCGCCGCGGCACGTCCGGGCGGTCGGCGGCGCGACGGGCACCGCGTCGATGCTCCGGGCGCACATTCGGGCGGGCCTCGGCCGCGAGGTCGGCGACCGGGCGCTCGCGGACCTCCGGACCTGCTACGAGGGCGCGGCCCACCAGGTGGATGCGAGCGTCGGTCGGCTCCTCGACGCGCTCTCGGCGGCGGGGCTGCGCGAGGAGACCTGCGTGATCGTGGCGGGCGACCACGGCGAGGAGTTCATGGACCACGGTCACCTCGCGCACTACCCGAAGCTCTACTCGGAACTCATCAACGTCCCGCTCGTGGTCGACGCGCCCGACGCCCCGCCGCGGACCGTCACCGCGCCGGTCGGCCTGCGCTCGATCCCGCCGACGGTCTGCGAGGCGATGGGCGTCCCCGCGCCCGACCTCGACGCCGAGAGCCTCCTCCCGACCGTCCGGGACGGCGAGCGCCCCGCCCGCGAGCCGGTGCTCTCGGTCGCCGTCCGGGGAGAGCGCGTTACCCAGCAGCCGATCCCGCGGCGGCCCGCCGACGGAGAACTCCTCGTGAGCGCCCGGACCGACCGATTCACGTACATCTATCACACCGATTCCGGCCGCCGCGAGCTGTACGACCGCTCCGCCGACTCGGGCGAGCGTCGCGACCTCGCGGGAGCGTCCGACCACGCGCCGACGGTGCGACGGCTCCATCGGGCGGTCGAGCGGCACGCCGAACGCCTCGACTCGGCGGCGGACGGCAAGGAGTCGGCGGACGAGACGCCCGCGTCGATCGAGCGACGGCTGGAGGCGCTCGGCTACCGGTAG
- a CDS encoding thiamine pyrophosphate-binding protein: MTDADGSTGADLFVATLERYGVTRVFGNPGTTELPVLEALSHSDLDYVLGLHEDVAVGMASGYAQTRRYHGHHDPSVMPAGVVNLHITPGLAHGLGNLYAAKWVGAPIVVTAGNHELDFRHEEPLLSGDLQEMVRQFTKFDAEVTDVRALPGLLRRAFRIALTPPTGPVFLALPMDVMLAETDLEPEALGPIPTAGRGDEAQIDAAADLLAEADAPVFVLGDEIARSGYEAVEAAVDLAEACGARVHGEMLACEVNFPTDHELWVSHIPPQEGFASMLMNSDALAFVGCSTNTTLLRHENPLVPDHATRIHVGTNAHDLAKQQRADAAILGDPGDVMADLAERVAARVDEETRAERVEKVRALKESLADTMEKIGRGDADPDDPRASKAGLVDALRSVAPDAYVVDEGITAKYPLLLRWPMGAEQLISNKGGGLGYGLPASVGAAIAERESDDPRQVVGYVGDGSYLYYPHALYSAARYDVDLTVVVPDNRNYRILKDNTNAIFGGEDSDHDYVGMDFEPPVDIPTNAESHGATGRLVEREEEIAPAFEEALATDGPVVLDVLVHD; encoded by the coding sequence ATGACTGACGCAGACGGCTCCACCGGCGCGGACCTGTTCGTCGCCACCCTCGAACGGTACGGCGTCACGCGCGTCTTCGGGAACCCCGGGACGACCGAACTCCCGGTTCTCGAGGCGCTCTCCCACAGCGACCTCGACTACGTCCTCGGCCTGCACGAGGACGTCGCCGTGGGGATGGCCTCGGGGTACGCCCAGACGCGGCGCTACCACGGCCACCACGACCCGTCGGTGATGCCGGCGGGCGTCGTGAACCTGCACATCACGCCCGGCCTCGCCCACGGCCTCGGCAACCTCTACGCCGCGAAGTGGGTCGGCGCGCCGATCGTCGTCACCGCCGGGAACCACGAACTCGACTTCCGCCACGAGGAACCGCTACTCTCGGGCGATCTCCAGGAGATGGTCCGGCAGTTCACGAAGTTCGACGCGGAGGTGACCGACGTGCGCGCGCTCCCCGGGTTGCTCCGCCGGGCGTTCCGCATCGCGCTGACGCCGCCCACCGGCCCCGTCTTCCTCGCGCTCCCGATGGACGTGATGCTCGCGGAGACGGACCTCGAGCCCGAGGCGCTCGGGCCGATCCCGACCGCCGGGCGGGGCGACGAGGCGCAGATCGACGCGGCCGCCGACCTGCTCGCCGAGGCCGACGCGCCGGTGTTCGTCCTCGGCGACGAGATCGCCCGGTCGGGATACGAGGCCGTCGAGGCGGCCGTCGACCTCGCGGAGGCCTGCGGCGCGCGCGTCCACGGCGAGATGCTCGCCTGCGAGGTGAACTTCCCGACCGACCACGAACTCTGGGTGTCGCACATCCCGCCCCAGGAGGGCTTCGCGTCGATGCTGATGAACAGCGACGCGCTCGCGTTCGTCGGCTGCTCGACCAACACGACGCTCCTGCGCCACGAGAACCCGCTCGTTCCCGACCACGCGACCCGGATCCACGTCGGGACGAACGCTCACGACCTCGCCAAGCAACAGCGCGCCGACGCGGCGATCCTCGGCGATCCCGGCGACGTGATGGCCGACCTCGCCGAGCGCGTCGCGGCGCGCGTCGACGAGGAGACGCGTGCGGAGCGCGTCGAGAAGGTCCGCGCGCTGAAGGAGTCGCTCGCCGATACGATGGAGAAGATCGGCCGCGGCGACGCCGACCCGGACGACCCGCGGGCCTCGAAGGCCGGCCTCGTGGACGCCCTGCGCTCGGTCGCGCCGGACGCCTACGTCGTGGACGAGGGGATCACCGCGAAGTACCCCCTGCTCCTGCGCTGGCCGATGGGGGCCGAGCAGCTGATCTCGAACAAGGGCGGCGGCCTGGGCTACGGCCTGCCCGCCTCGGTGGGCGCGGCCATCGCGGAGCGCGAGTCCGACGACCCCCGGCAGGTCGTCGGCTACGTCGGCGACGGGTCGTACCTCTACTACCCCCACGCGCTCTACTCGGCGGCGCGCTACGACGTGGACCTCACGGTCGTCGTCCCCGACAACCGCAACTACCGCATCCTGAAGGACAACACGAACGCCATCTTCGGGGGCGAGGACTCGGATCACGACTACGTCGGCATGGACTTCGAGCCGCCGGTGGACATCCCGACGAACGCCGAGAGCCACGGCGCGACGGGTCGCCTCGTGGAGCGCGAGGAGGAGATCGCGCCGGCGTTCGAGGAGGCGCTGGCGACGGACGGTCCCGTGGTGCTGGACGTGCTGGTGCACGACTGA
- a CDS encoding quinone oxidoreductase family protein, whose product MKAIEVTAFGDADTIEVVERDVPEPREGQVRIDARAIGVNFADIMQRRGHYQGGPTPPYVPGMEVAGVVDAVGEGVDGFAEGDRVVGMVGRSGYAEYAVADADGLFDVPEGMSFEEAAGFPVQFLTAHNCLFEWGGLESEAEGENEGKRVLIHAAAGGVGTAAVQLASEAGAEVFGTASTAEKLDLAADLGCDHPINYVEADFAEEVSEITDGEGVDLVLDGVGGETTERSLDCLAHFGRMVVYGAASGEPGRPDTATLLFNNFEVVGYHLGQGLQRDPQRVLRAVPHLTELLTAGDLSVQVGHTFPLADAADAHRAIENRETSGKVVLVP is encoded by the coding sequence ATGAAGGCCATCGAGGTGACGGCGTTCGGCGACGCGGACACGATCGAGGTCGTCGAGCGCGACGTCCCGGAACCGCGCGAGGGGCAGGTTCGGATCGACGCGCGCGCGATCGGCGTCAACTTCGCCGACATCATGCAGCGGCGCGGCCACTACCAGGGCGGCCCAACTCCCCCCTACGTCCCCGGCATGGAGGTCGCGGGCGTGGTGGACGCCGTCGGCGAGGGCGTCGACGGGTTCGCTGAGGGCGACCGCGTCGTCGGCATGGTCGGCCGGTCGGGGTACGCCGAGTACGCCGTCGCGGACGCGGACGGCCTGTTCGACGTTCCCGAGGGGATGAGCTTCGAGGAGGCCGCCGGGTTCCCCGTCCAGTTCCTCACGGCGCACAACTGCCTGTTCGAGTGGGGCGGACTGGAGAGCGAGGCGGAGGGCGAGAACGAAGGGAAGCGCGTCCTGATCCACGCCGCCGCCGGGGGCGTCGGCACCGCCGCCGTGCAACTCGCGAGCGAGGCGGGCGCGGAGGTGTTCGGCACCGCGAGCACCGCGGAGAAGCTCGACCTCGCGGCGGACCTCGGCTGCGACCACCCGATCAACTACGTCGAGGCGGACTTCGCCGAGGAGGTGAGCGAGATCACCGACGGGGAGGGCGTCGACCTCGTGCTCGACGGCGTCGGCGGCGAGACCACCGAGCGCAGCCTCGACTGCCTCGCGCACTTCGGGCGGATGGTCGTCTACGGCGCGGCGAGCGGCGAGCCCGGCCGACCGGACACCGCGACGCTCCTCTTCAACAACTTCGAGGTCGTCGGCTACCACCTCGGGCAGGGCCTCCAGCGCGACCCTCAGCGGGTCCTGCGCGCCGTCCCGCACCTCACCGAACTGCTGACCGCCGGCGACCTCTCGGTGCAGGTCGGGCACACCTTCCCGCTCGCGGACGCCGCGGACGCCCACCGCGCCATCGAGAACCGCGAGACGAGCGGGAAGGTCGTGCTGGTTCCGTAG
- a CDS encoding TIGR04024 family LLM class F420-dependent oxidoreductase translates to MTDRDVFLPVAAQASVGAFVEQARRAEDLGYDAAWIPETWGRNAAVVLTSIAEGTDSIDLGTSIMPIYSRSPALIGQTAATLQEVSGGRFRLGLGPSGPIVIENWHGVDYGNPLRRTRETVDVVKRVLSGEEVEYDGEYFDLSGFRLRCTPPDPVPPVEVAGMGPKAVELAGRFADGWHALMLTADGIADRVEDLERGAEKGERDSDDVRVTLALTCAALPDRERARELVRQHTAFYVGGMGTFYRDNLARQGYEETARAVYDAWQDGDRAAAMAAVDDDLLDSLAVAGTPDEAGERLAEFEAIDGVDAVSVSFPRGADPDEIGATIDALAPTESGR, encoded by the coding sequence ATGACCGACAGAGACGTCTTCCTCCCGGTCGCGGCCCAGGCGAGCGTCGGGGCGTTCGTCGAGCAGGCCCGGCGCGCCGAGGACCTCGGCTACGACGCGGCGTGGATCCCCGAGACGTGGGGGCGAAACGCGGCCGTCGTGCTGACGAGCATCGCCGAGGGCACCGACTCGATCGACCTCGGGACGAGCATCATGCCGATCTACTCGCGCTCGCCGGCACTCATCGGCCAGACCGCGGCCACGCTACAGGAGGTCTCGGGGGGTCGCTTCCGCCTCGGCCTCGGTCCGAGTGGCCCCATCGTCATCGAGAACTGGCACGGCGTCGACTACGGCAACCCGCTCCGCCGGACGCGCGAGACGGTCGACGTCGTAAAGCGGGTGCTCTCGGGCGAGGAGGTGGAGTACGACGGCGAGTACTTCGACCTCTCTGGCTTCCGCCTGCGCTGTACGCCCCCGGACCCCGTCCCGCCGGTCGAGGTGGCCGGGATGGGACCGAAGGCGGTCGAGCTAGCGGGGCGCTTCGCCGACGGCTGGCACGCGCTCATGCTCACCGCCGACGGGATCGCCGATCGCGTCGAGGACCTCGAACGCGGGGCCGAGAAGGGCGAGCGCGACTCCGACGACGTGCGCGTCACGCTCGCGCTGACCTGCGCCGCGCTCCCCGACCGCGAGCGCGCCCGCGAACTCGTCAGGCAACACACCGCGTTCTACGTCGGAGGGATGGGCACGTTCTACCGCGACAACCTCGCCCGCCAGGGGTACGAGGAGACCGCCCGCGCGGTGTACGACGCCTGGCAGGACGGGGACCGCGCGGCCGCGATGGCCGCCGTCGACGACGACCTGCTCGACTCGCTCGCGGTCGCGGGGACACCCGACGAGGCCGGAGAGCGGCTCGCCGAGTTCGAGGCCATCGACGGCGTCGACGCCGTCTCCGTCTCCTTCCCGCGGGGGGCCGACCCCGACGAGATCGGTGCGACCATCGACGCGCTCGCGCCGACGGAGAGCGGGCGATGA
- a CDS encoding MBL fold metallo-hydrolase yields the protein MTDRRSDAPPAVHRIEFDVEWPPGHVASYLVDCDEPTLIDAGMPGSDAERVLRERLAECGRDLADVEHLVLTHPHVDHVGQVGAVVEAADPTVYAPAGIRERFDRDADDLAAAVRANAVGAGLTGDALDTAVSMAVGSLERNRDLLPPAAVDVWVSDGERVEVAGTPVEVIHTPGHQADHCCFRVDLGEPTLVSGDAAIEPFRPVALHVGLDRGVEGAIAAFYGALDRLAAVDVARVYPGHGPVHDDLAGAVARDRASLDRTLDRTAERVEAGAETAAEIARERAGDRDIAYIIAEVVGALRHLEAEGRIDATVEDGVRRYRPR from the coding sequence ATGACGGATCGCCGGAGCGACGCGCCGCCCGCCGTCCACCGCATCGAGTTCGACGTGGAGTGGCCGCCGGGACACGTCGCCAGCTACCTCGTGGACTGCGACGAGCCGACGCTGATCGACGCCGGGATGCCCGGATCCGACGCGGAGCGCGTCCTCCGCGAGCGCCTCGCCGAGTGCGGGCGCGACCTCGCGGACGTCGAGCACCTCGTCCTCACGCACCCCCACGTGGATCACGTCGGACAGGTCGGCGCGGTCGTCGAGGCGGCCGATCCGACCGTGTACGCCCCCGCGGGGATCCGCGAGCGGTTCGACCGCGACGCGGACGACCTCGCCGCCGCCGTCCGCGCGAACGCCGTCGGCGCGGGGCTGACCGGCGACGCGCTCGACACCGCCGTCTCGATGGCCGTCGGGTCGCTGGAGCGGAACCGCGACCTCCTCCCGCCCGCCGCCGTCGACGTGTGGGTGTCGGACGGCGAGCGCGTCGAGGTGGCCGGGACACCCGTCGAGGTGATCCACACGCCGGGCCACCAGGCGGATCACTGCTGCTTCCGGGTCGACCTCGGCGAGCCGACGCTCGTCTCCGGCGACGCGGCCATCGAGCCGTTCCGACCGGTCGCCCTCCACGTCGGCCTCGACCGCGGCGTCGAGGGGGCCATCGCCGCCTTCTACGGCGCGCTCGACCGCCTCGCCGCGGTGGACGTCGCGCGCGTCTACCCCGGCCACGGCCCCGTCCACGACGACCTGGCGGGGGCGGTCGCCCGCGACCGCGCGTCCCTCGACCGCACGCTCGATCGGACGGCGGAGCGGGTCGAGGCGGGGGCGGAGACGGCCGCCGAGATCGCCCGCGAGCGGGCGGGCGACCGTGACATCGCCTACATCATCGCGGAGGTGGTGGGCGCGCTCCGCCACCTCGAGGCCGAGGGGCGGATCGACGCGACCGTCGAGGACGGCGTCCGGCGCTACCGACCCCGGTAG
- a CDS encoding 6-hydroxymethylpterin diphosphokinase MptE-like protein produces MLVSDWLAVYEVILADFGFDRASDERARDRLAELTDAFDLDRLASVEGSTVAVAGAGPSLADELAVARRADVVFAASSAADVLRAEGVRVDLMVTDLDKNPATAVQLTHEGTPVAVAAHGDNVPALVEWVPQMTRRNVLPTTQAEPAGPVVNLGGFTDGDRAAFVADHLGAAALTFPGWDFDDPEVDPMKRRKLAWAERLLRWLELRRDERFAVLDGRREGVDVSALPV; encoded by the coding sequence ATGCTCGTGAGCGACTGGCTCGCCGTCTACGAGGTGATCCTGGCCGACTTCGGCTTCGACCGCGCGAGCGACGAGCGCGCACGCGACCGGCTGGCGGAACTCACCGACGCCTTCGACCTCGACCGACTCGCGAGCGTCGAGGGGAGCACCGTCGCCGTCGCCGGGGCGGGGCCGTCGCTCGCGGACGAACTCGCGGTCGCCCGCCGGGCGGACGTCGTCTTCGCCGCCTCCAGCGCCGCCGACGTGCTCCGCGCGGAGGGCGTCCGGGTGGACCTGATGGTGACCGACCTCGACAAGAACCCCGCGACCGCCGTCCAGCTCACCCACGAGGGGACGCCGGTGGCCGTCGCCGCCCACGGCGATAACGTCCCCGCCCTCGTGGAGTGGGTCCCGCAGATGACCCGCCGGAACGTCCTCCCGACGACGCAGGCCGAGCCCGCGGGGCCGGTGGTGAACCTCGGCGGGTTCACCGACGGCGACCGCGCCGCGTTCGTCGCGGACCACCTCGGGGCGGCCGCGCTGACCTTCCCCGGGTGGGACTTCGACGACCCCGAGGTCGACCCGATGAAACGTCGCAAGCTGGCGTGGGCGGAGCGGCTCCTCCGCTGGCTGGAACTGCGCCGCGACGAGCGGTTCGCGGTGCTCGACGGGCGGCGCGAGGGGGTGGACGTGAGCGCGCTGCCGGTGTGA
- a CDS encoding SDR family NAD(P)-dependent oxidoreductase: MSTEQFSVAGKTVVVTGSSQGIGRVTAERFAGDGANVVVSSRSQEKVDEVAAGIRESGAPGDVLAVECDVRDRPAVEALVEATVEEFGGLDVLVNNAGASFMAGFDDISENGWKTIVDINLHGTFHCSQAAGAHMREHGGGSIVNLASVAGTDGSPYMSHYGAAKAGVVNLTTTLAYEWAGDDVRVNCVAPGFVATPGVASQMGVTADEIDRHEVKRRIGLSEEIADVVQFLASDASSYVVGETIVARGVPRIEETTEI, translated from the coding sequence ATGAGCACCGAACAGTTCAGCGTGGCGGGGAAGACCGTCGTCGTCACCGGGTCCTCGCAGGGGATCGGACGGGTGACCGCGGAGCGCTTCGCCGGGGACGGCGCGAACGTCGTCGTCTCCTCGCGCTCCCAGGAGAAGGTAGACGAGGTCGCGGCGGGCATCCGCGAGTCCGGCGCGCCGGGCGACGTGCTCGCGGTCGAGTGCGACGTGCGCGACCGGCCCGCCGTCGAGGCGCTGGTCGAGGCGACCGTCGAGGAGTTCGGCGGGCTGGACGTCCTCGTCAACAACGCGGGCGCGTCGTTCATGGCCGGGTTCGACGACATCTCGGAGAACGGCTGGAAGACGATCGTGGACATCAACCTCCACGGCACGTTCCACTGCTCGCAGGCCGCCGGCGCTCACATGCGCGAGCACGGCGGCGGGAGCATCGTCAACCTCGCGAGCGTCGCGGGCACCGACGGGTCGCCGTACATGAGCCACTACGGCGCGGCGAAGGCGGGCGTGGTGAACCTCACGACGACGCTCGCCTACGAGTGGGCGGGCGACGACGTGCGCGTCAACTGCGTCGCGCCGGGGTTCGTCGCCACGCCGGGCGTCGCGAGCCAGATGGGCGTCACCGCCGACGAGATCGACCGACACGAGGTGAAGCGGCGGATCGGCCTGAGCGAGGAGATCGCCGACGTCGTGCAGTTCCTCGCCAGCGACGCCTCCTCGTACGTCGTGGGCGAGACGATCGTGGCACGCGGCGTCCCGCGGATCGAGGAGACCACCGAGATATGA